The following coding sequences are from one Pseudomonas mendocina window:
- a CDS encoding DUF72 domain-containing protein translates to MTSAFPYHLGCPSWSEAAWRSTLYPDDTRSGDFLACYAQVFNAVEGNTTFYARPSKQTVARWAEQMPESFRFCAKLPRDISHGGDLCQQLDEVAQFRQLLAPLGTRVAPYWLQLPASFGPSRLAELAAFIEQWGNWPLAVEVRHPEFFAKGDAERLLNRLLHERGVERICLDSRALFSCDSQAPAVLHAQAKKPRLPTRPTAFSQNPQLRFIGHPEVLANDPFMTPWLDKVAGWIEQGLRPYVFAHTSDNRLAPELARRFHEQLIQRLPGLPELPVLKTEPELEQLDLL, encoded by the coding sequence ATGACGTCAGCCTTTCCCTATCATCTTGGTTGCCCCTCTTGGAGCGAGGCTGCCTGGCGCTCCACGCTCTATCCGGATGACACCCGCTCTGGTGATTTTCTCGCCTGCTATGCACAGGTGTTCAATGCCGTGGAAGGCAATACCACCTTCTACGCGCGGCCTTCCAAGCAGACCGTTGCGCGCTGGGCCGAGCAGATGCCGGAGAGCTTTCGCTTTTGCGCCAAACTGCCCCGCGACATCAGCCATGGTGGCGACCTTTGTCAGCAACTGGATGAGGTCGCGCAGTTTCGTCAGTTGCTGGCGCCGCTTGGGACGCGAGTAGCGCCTTATTGGCTGCAACTGCCGGCCAGCTTCGGCCCTTCACGACTGGCCGAGCTCGCTGCATTCATCGAGCAATGGGGCAATTGGCCGCTGGCCGTCGAAGTTCGTCACCCGGAGTTCTTCGCCAAGGGCGATGCCGAGCGCCTGCTCAATCGCCTGTTGCATGAGCGGGGCGTCGAGCGCATCTGCCTGGATTCGCGCGCGCTGTTCAGTTGCGACTCGCAGGCGCCTGCGGTGCTGCACGCGCAGGCCAAGAAGCCGCGTCTGCCGACCCGGCCCACGGCATTCAGCCAGAACCCGCAGCTGCGTTTCATCGGTCACCCGGAGGTGCTCGCCAACGATCCCTTCATGACCCCCTGGCTGGACAAGGTCGCTGGCTGGATCGAGCAGGGGCTACGCCCTTACGTGTTTGCCCATACCTCGGACAATCGCCTGGCCCCCGAGCTGGCGCGGCGCTTCCACGAGCAATTGATCCAGCGGCTGCCAGGTTTGCCTGAGTTGCCGGTACTGAAGACGGAGCCGGAACTGGAGCAGCTCGACCTGCTCTGA
- the tsaB gene encoding tRNA (adenosine(37)-N6)-threonylcarbamoyltransferase complex dimerization subunit type 1 TsaB, producing the protein MTTLLALDTATEACSVALLHDGRVLSHYEVAPRLHAQRLLPMIQQLLGEAGIAAAQLDAIAFGRGPGAFTGVRIAIGVVQGLAFALDRPVLPVSNLAVLAQRALREQGASQVAAAIDARMDEVYWGCYRCNAGEMRLLGQEAVLPPEQAEAPRGSSGEWFGAGTGWGTFASRIALKPTAMDGSLLPHAEDLLSLARFAWARGEALPADQAQPVYLRDQVATPKAPPA; encoded by the coding sequence ATGACCACTCTCCTGGCCCTGGATACCGCCACCGAAGCCTGTTCCGTCGCACTGCTGCATGACGGTCGCGTGCTCAGTCACTACGAAGTGGCGCCGCGCCTGCATGCTCAGCGCCTGCTGCCGATGATTCAGCAACTGCTGGGCGAGGCGGGTATCGCCGCGGCGCAACTGGATGCGATCGCCTTCGGTCGCGGTCCTGGCGCCTTCACCGGCGTGCGCATCGCCATTGGTGTAGTGCAGGGCCTGGCCTTCGCACTGGATCGCCCCGTGCTGCCGGTGTCGAACCTGGCCGTGCTTGCTCAGCGTGCGCTGCGTGAGCAGGGCGCGAGTCAGGTGGCAGCGGCCATCGATGCGCGCATGGACGAAGTCTACTGGGGTTGCTACCGCTGTAATGCTGGTGAGATGCGCTTGCTCGGGCAGGAAGCGGTGCTGCCGCCGGAGCAGGCCGAAGCGCCGCGCGGCAGCAGCGGCGAATGGTTTGGTGCCGGTACCGGCTGGGGCACCTTCGCGTCACGTATCGCTCTCAAGCCGACGGCTATGGATGGCAGCCTGCTGCCGCATGCCGAAGACCTGCTGAGCCTGGCCCGTTTCGCCTGGGCTCGTGGCGAAGCGCTGCCGGCCGACCAGGCACAGCCGGTATACCTGCGTGATCAGGTCGCCACGCCCAAGGCGCCTCCCGCATGA
- a CDS encoding 5'-nucleotidase, lipoprotein e(P4) family: MTEKRIWLGLAVSLLATPLAFADSTAQGKADCSVAEFTMGLRFQQQSAEVQALQLQAYNIATEKLDKAVAAAKDPSKLAIVTDLDETVIDNSALLARDLANCHQYDAWDTWLPWERDGTPELIPGAKKFLEHADKLGVTIRYISDRADEQKKYTLATLSKLGLPQVSEESVLLLGPPKVERRAIVSADHQVIMLLGDTLHDFDARFRKTPLDAQRKTVAEESGKWGVEWIVFPNAGYGTWSKAPLKGWDAEPVVEPW, from the coding sequence ATGACCGAGAAACGCATCTGGCTGGGCCTTGCGGTATCGCTGCTGGCCACTCCGCTGGCATTCGCCGACTCCACCGCACAGGGCAAGGCCGACTGTTCCGTCGCCGAGTTCACCATGGGGTTGCGCTTTCAGCAGCAGTCGGCGGAAGTTCAGGCACTGCAGCTGCAGGCCTACAACATCGCCACGGAGAAACTCGACAAGGCCGTGGCTGCGGCGAAAGATCCGTCGAAGCTGGCCATCGTCACCGACCTCGATGAAACCGTGATCGACAACAGTGCCCTGCTCGCGCGTGACCTGGCCAACTGTCACCAGTACGACGCCTGGGACACCTGGCTGCCCTGGGAGCGCGATGGCACGCCGGAGTTGATCCCTGGCGCGAAGAAATTCCTCGAGCATGCCGACAAGCTCGGTGTGACCATCCGCTACATTTCCGATCGGGCCGATGAACAGAAGAAGTACACTCTGGCCACCCTGAGCAAGCTGGGCCTGCCGCAGGTGTCGGAGGAGAGCGTGCTGCTGCTGGGGCCGCCCAAGGTCGAGCGTCGCGCCATCGTCAGTGCCGATCATCAGGTCATCATGTTGCTGGGTGACACGCTGCATGACTTCGATGCCCGTTTCCGCAAGACGCCGCTCGACGCTCAGCGCAAGACCGTCGCCGAGGAATCCGGCAAGTGGGGCGTCGAGTGGATCGTCTTCCCCAACGCCGGTTACGGCACGTGGTCCAAGGCGCCGCTGAAAGGCTGGGATGCCGAGCCGGTGGTCGAGCCCTGGTAA
- the adk gene encoding adenylate kinase, producing MRVILLGAPGAGKGTQARYITEKFGIPQISTGDMLRAAVKAGTELGLKAKSVMDAGGLVSDDLIINLVKERIAQADCANGFLFDGFPRTIPQAEALRDAGVTLDHVVEIAVDDEEIVKRLSGRRVHPASGRVYHTVYNPPKVAGQDDVSGEELVQREDDKEETVRHRLSVYHSQTKPLVDFYQKLSAETGTPKYTHIPGVGSVEDITAKTLAALD from the coding sequence ATGCGCGTGATTCTGCTGGGGGCGCCCGGTGCCGGCAAAGGTACCCAGGCTCGCTACATCACCGAGAAATTCGGTATTCCGCAAATCTCCACTGGCGACATGCTGCGTGCTGCGGTCAAGGCCGGCACCGAACTCGGCCTGAAGGCCAAGAGCGTAATGGATGCTGGTGGCCTGGTTTCCGATGACCTGATCATCAATCTGGTCAAGGAGCGCATCGCTCAAGCCGATTGTGCCAACGGTTTCCTGTTCGACGGTTTCCCGCGCACCATTCCGCAGGCCGAAGCCCTGCGTGACGCTGGCGTGACCCTCGACCATGTCGTGGAAATCGCCGTCGACGACGAAGAAATCGTCAAGCGTCTGTCCGGCCGTCGCGTACACCCGGCCTCCGGCCGCGTCTACCACACCGTATACAACCCGCCGAAGGTCGCCGGTCAGGACGACGTCAGCGGTGAAGAACTGGTGCAGCGCGAAGACGACAAGGAAGAAACCGTGCGTCATCGTCTGTCCGTCTACCACTCGCAGACCAAACCGCTGGTGGACTTCTACCAGAAGCTCTCCGCCGAGACCGGTACGCCGAAGTACACCCACATTCCGGGTGTCGGCAGCGTCGAAGACATCACCGCGAAGACCCTGGCTGCTCTGGACTGA
- the ppc gene encoding phosphoenolpyruvate carboxylase → MAEIDARLREEVHLLGELLGQTISTQLGDDFLDKIERIRKSAKAGRRGSAAGAEQLSSTLGDLGDDELLPVARAFNQFLNLANIAEQQHRVRRRRPNEPEPFELRVLDELLERLLAAGQGGDELARQLGRLDIQLVLTAHPTEVARRTLIQKYDAIAAQLTALDHSDLLPVERERIIERLQRLIAEAWHTEEIRRSRPSPVDEAKWGFAVIEHSLWLAVPRFLRKADQSLHAATGLRLPLEAAPIRFASWMGGDRDGNPNVTAKVTREVLLLARWMAADLYLRDIDQLAAELSMQQASDALLAQVGDSAEPYRALLKQLRERLRETRSWAQQALTAAVAPSAAVLQDNRDLLAPLQLCYQSLHECGMGVIADGRLLDCLRRAATFGLFLVRLDVRQDATRHAAALSEITDYLGLGRYADWDEEARLSFLQRELDNRRPLLPSDYRPSADTAEVLATCREVAAAPAASLGSYVISMAGAASDVLAVQLLLKEAGLRRPMRVVPLFETLADLDNAGPVIDRLLGLPGYRARLHGPQEVMIGYSDSAKDAGTTAAAWAQYRAQEELVRLCREHQVELLLFHGRGGTVGRGGGPAHAAILSQPPGSVAGRFRTTEQGEMIRFKFGLPDIAEQNLNLYLAAVLEATLLPPPAPESSWRAMMDRLASAGVTAYRAVVREHPQFVEYFRQATPEQELGRLPLGSRPAKRREGGVESLRAIPWIFAWTQTRLMLPAWLGWEQALGQALADGDGELLKQMREHWPFFRTRIDMLEMVLAKADASIAALYDERLVEPALRPLGAQLRDLLSQACAAVLELTGQSQLLAHSVETLESISVRNTYLDPLHLLQAELLARCRLREQAPESPLEQALLVSVAGIAAGLRNTG, encoded by the coding sequence ATGGCGGAAATCGATGCGCGTCTACGTGAGGAAGTTCACCTGCTCGGCGAGTTGCTTGGGCAAACCATCAGTACTCAGTTGGGCGACGACTTCCTCGACAAGATCGAACGCATTCGCAAGAGCGCCAAGGCCGGTCGGCGTGGCTCTGCGGCAGGTGCCGAGCAACTGAGCAGCACCCTGGGCGATCTTGGTGACGACGAGCTGCTGCCCGTGGCGCGCGCCTTCAATCAGTTTCTCAACCTGGCCAATATTGCCGAGCAACAGCATCGGGTACGTCGCCGCCGGCCGAATGAGCCCGAACCTTTCGAGTTGCGTGTGCTCGACGAGTTGCTCGAACGTCTGCTTGCCGCAGGCCAGGGTGGCGATGAGCTGGCGCGTCAGTTGGGGCGCCTGGATATTCAACTGGTGCTGACAGCGCACCCTACCGAAGTGGCGCGGCGCACCCTGATCCAGAAATACGATGCCATCGCCGCGCAACTGACGGCGCTGGATCACAGCGACCTGTTGCCGGTCGAGCGCGAGCGCATCATCGAACGGCTGCAGCGGTTGATCGCCGAGGCCTGGCATACCGAGGAGATCCGCCGCAGCCGACCCAGCCCGGTGGATGAGGCCAAGTGGGGCTTCGCGGTCATCGAACATTCGCTGTGGCTAGCTGTGCCGCGTTTCCTGCGCAAGGCCGACCAGAGTCTGCATGCCGCCACCGGGTTGCGCCTGCCGCTGGAAGCCGCGCCGATCCGCTTCGCTTCGTGGATGGGCGGGGATCGTGACGGTAACCCCAATGTCACCGCCAAGGTCACCCGTGAAGTGCTGTTGTTGGCGCGCTGGATGGCGGCGGATCTGTACCTGCGCGACATCGATCAGCTGGCTGCCGAACTCTCCATGCAGCAGGCCAGCGATGCGCTGCTTGCACAGGTCGGCGACAGTGCCGAACCCTATCGGGCGCTACTCAAGCAATTGCGTGAGCGCCTGCGTGAAACCCGCAGCTGGGCGCAACAGGCGCTCACGGCTGCCGTGGCTCCCAGCGCTGCGGTGCTGCAGGACAACCGCGACCTGCTGGCGCCGCTGCAACTGTGCTACCAGTCGCTGCACGAGTGCGGCATGGGCGTGATCGCCGATGGCCGGCTGCTCGACTGCCTGCGTCGGGCGGCGACGTTTGGCCTGTTCCTGGTGCGTCTCGACGTCCGCCAGGACGCCACACGGCATGCCGCCGCGCTGTCGGAGATCACCGATTATCTTGGCCTGGGGCGCTACGCCGACTGGGACGAAGAAGCGCGCCTGAGCTTCCTGCAGCGCGAACTGGATAACCGCAGACCGTTGCTGCCAAGCGACTACCGGCCCTCTGCCGATACGGCCGAAGTGCTCGCCACCTGCCGTGAAGTGGCCGCTGCGCCAGCGGCCTCGCTGGGTTCCTATGTGATCTCCATGGCTGGCGCCGCCTCCGATGTACTGGCGGTGCAACTGCTGCTCAAAGAGGCCGGGTTGCGCCGGCCGATGCGCGTGGTGCCACTGTTCGAAACCCTGGCTGATCTGGATAACGCCGGCCCGGTCATCGACCGTCTGCTCGGCCTGCCAGGCTATCGCGCCCGTCTGCACGGCCCGCAGGAGGTGATGATCGGCTATTCGGATTCGGCCAAGGATGCCGGCACCACTGCTGCAGCCTGGGCGCAGTACCGCGCGCAGGAAGAGCTGGTGCGCCTGTGCCGTGAACATCAGGTCGAGTTGCTTCTGTTTCATGGTCGTGGTGGCACCGTCGGCCGTGGCGGTGGCCCGGCGCACGCGGCAATCCTGTCGCAACCGCCTGGTTCGGTTGCGGGACGTTTCCGCACCACCGAGCAGGGGGAAATGATTCGTTTCAAATTTGGTCTGCCGGATATCGCCGAGCAAAACCTCAATCTCTACCTGGCAGCCGTGCTGGAAGCCACGCTGCTGCCGCCGCCCGCACCGGAGTCGAGCTGGCGAGCCATGATGGATCGTCTGGCCAGTGCTGGCGTAACGGCCTATCGCGCCGTTGTGCGTGAGCATCCGCAGTTCGTCGAGTACTTCCGCCAGGCTACGCCGGAGCAGGAACTGGGCCGCCTGCCATTGGGCAGCCGGCCAGCCAAGCGGCGCGAGGGCGGCGTGGAGAGCCTGCGGGCGATTCCCTGGATCTTCGCCTGGACGCAGACGCGGCTGATGCTGCCGGCCTGGCTCGGGTGGGAGCAGGCGCTGGGCCAGGCCTTGGCCGATGGCGACGGCGAACTGCTCAAGCAGATGCGCGAGCACTGGCCGTTCTTCCGCACCCGTATCGACATGCTGGAGATGGTGCTGGCCAAGGCTGACGCCAGCATTGCCGCGCTTTATGACGAGCGCCTGGTCGAGCCGGCGCTGCGTCCACTGGGTGCGCAGTTACGCGACCTATTGTCGCAGGCGTGCGCTGCGGTACTGGAATTGACTGGGCAGTCACAGTTGCTCGCGCACAGTGTCGAAACTCTCGAGTCGATCAGCGTGCGTAATACCTACCTCGATCCGTTGCACTTGCTGCAGGCTGAGCTTCTGGCCCGCTGCCGGCTGCGTGAACAGGCGCCGGAGAGCCCTCTGGAGCAAGCGCTATTGGTCAGCGTGGCGGGGATCGCGGCGGGTTTGCGCAACACCGGCTGA